The following DNA comes from Legionella sp. PATHC032.
TCTATTATTTTTATGCTCCAATCACCTGCTTTACTGTGGAGGCGGCGGGAACAACATTAAAAGAAAAGTACATGCTTTTACTCTATACTCTTTTAGGAAGCATACTCTCTATATTCTTGTTCGGCGTAATTTCCATATACAACGTACTTTTTATTTTTTTTGTTTTTTTCTATACCTTGGCGCTTTATTTCCTTGTGCTTCACCATTTTAAAAAAATGCTTGTTATTGTTCCATTGATGCTAAGTTTGGCATCCTATTCCCTAATTTATGGTGTGGAGGCAGACAGCAATTTTTATGTCGCTATTAATAATGCTTTATATACATTAGCAGCCATGGCAGTAATATTCGCTGGATTATTTCTTTTTCCCAAAAAATATTATTTTGATATTTGGGAGCGTGCCTTTTTTGAGGTCATTTCCGGCCTGGAGTCTCTATCTGCCAAGATTTGTAAGGGAGAGGTCAAAACCATCGCTATTTTTTCAGGCATTATTGTGATGGAGCGCTACTCCAAAATGCTGCCAAGAAATATTAAGTGCTACAGTATACTAAAGATAACCATTTTATCTTTTGAGTTAATCTTGACCATGTCTTACTTGCTGTCTTTTCAAAAACAACTGCGTAAGGAATACGTTATCGTTTTACATCAATATCTTGAACGTCTTTGCCAAGCATGTAAAGCGAGACAACCGGTGATACTCTCAGACCAGGAGCTGCCTGCATTTAAAGAAACACATGAGCTGGAAGTCTTATATCAATTAATTTTAAGCTGGAATTACTTATGCGCCGATGGCTAGGAGTACAAGCATTTTCCTATCTTGAGCTGCGCTCTATTCAGATCAGTACGGTCTTTGCGTTTACTATTTTTGTCCAGGAATGGCTGCGTTATCCGCGGGCCGGGTGGACGGGCTTTGCTGTGATGATGATTTATGCCGGTTTTGATAATGGAACAACCATATTCAGGACGTATCATCGTTTTTTAGGAGTGCTTTTAGGCTTATTTACCGGATATTTATTGTGGTTTATAGGTCATCTGGATTATCGAACGTTAATTCTGATTAT
Coding sequences within:
- a CDS encoding FUSC family protein, whose translation is MFISQLKDKLASYDRYKEHRINGLKAVFVLELMILFYFFSSIDNPYFYYFYAPITCFTVEAAGTTLKEKYMLLLYTLLGSILSIFLFGVISIYNVLFIFFVFFYTLALYFLVLHHFKKMLVIVPLMLSLASYSLIYGVEADSNFYVAINNALYTLAAMAVIFAGLFLFPKKYYFDIWERAFFEVISGLESLSAKICKGEVKTIAIFSGIIVMERYSKMLPRNIKCYSILKITILSFELILTMSYLLSFQKQLRKEYVIVLHQYLERLCQACKARQPVILSDQELPAFKETHELEVLYQLILSWNYLCADG